The Penaeus monodon isolate SGIC_2016 chromosome 5, NSTDA_Pmon_1, whole genome shotgun sequence genome window below encodes:
- the LOC119573160 gene encoding chitooligosaccharidolytic beta-N-acetylglucosaminidase-like: MKVFVAAALLALTAAESYFRLPNPHSYSCQQGLCVKQERSVSREYRSLENCQLTCGEYGSVWPQPTGKVELSKETVSFSPLQMRVTKAATSDKRVARMLDNAIQHFTRNIHFLHPDFPQIEKQPLTPENYENTRHFGQKFQNEDPARQDQYRQRSEYDRDQLRQRPIYSREEPESFIPRSPFLRERSNPGVESHNVNIEITVTASDRKLRLDTDESYNLVIQTVEDETTATILASTYYGARHALETLSQLIAYDDINNAVQIVRDAQIQDAPSFKYRGFMLDTGRNFYPKEDLMKLFDSMAYNKMNYFHWHINDAASFPMYSNRVPKMTYYGAYDARKVYYPKDIRDIVEYANLRGISVIPEIGGPAHNAAGWQWAEKEGKGKLALCTDSNEPWFELSKEPPSGQMNPVNPEVYPILGELYRDLMDYFDPEMVHMGGDDVSFKCWQSSEEIQQYLSQNKLESTSREYFELWNTYQSNAYSKLQEAAQGRQVTPIIYSSSFARNYIDKDAYVFEISEFANESVIADYVQNGYKVIFSNQDQWNLGCLTNTWVGDKAENCPSEVPTWENFYRNSPLDMLEYLGVNNARSDIQQADGINPKTLVLGGEATLWSFDTDANGLQSKIWPRLSAFAERLWTDPQRSLSGTGFTQKRLNIQRLRMVHRGIAVDPLQPEFCLQDESACFSREQYRARTTLNDQQ, encoded by the exons ATGAAGGTGTTCGTGGCAGCAGCGCTCCTGGCCCTCACGGCGGCCGAAAGCTACTTTCGGCTCCCAAATCCCCATTCGTATTCCTGTCAACAAGGTTTATGTGTGAAGCAGGAGCGCTCAGTGTCAAGAGAATATCGCTCACTCGAAAACTGCCAACTCACTTGCGGAGA gtacggGTCGGTATGGCCGCAGCCGACGGGTAAAGTTGAACTGTCCAAGGAAACAGTCAGCTTTTCCCCTCTTCAGATGCGGGTGACAAAGGCCGCCACTTCTGACAAGCGAGTGGCCAGAATGCTGGACAACGCCATCCAACACTTCACCCGCAACATCCACTTCCTTCACCCTGACTTCCCACAAATCGAGAAGCAGCCATTAACACCAGAGAATTATGAGAACACAAGGCACTTCGGCCAGAAG TTCCAGAATGAAGACCCTGCCCGGCAGGACCAGTACCGTCAAAGGTCTGAGTATGATAGAGATCAGCTGCGCCAGCGACCCATTTACAGCAGGGAAGAACCCGAGAGTTTCATCCCAAGGTCGCCTTTCCTGCGGGAGCGCAGTAATCCTGGGGTAGAAAGCCATAACGTCAACATCGAGATCACTGTCACCGCCTCTGATCGCAAGCTCAGGCTTGATACTGATGAGAGTTACAATCTGGTCATTCAG ACTGTGGAAGACGAAACCACCGCGACCATTTTAGCTTCCACCTACTACGGTGCCCGCCATGCTCTGGAGACGCTCTCTCAACTCATTGCTTACGATGACATCAATAATGCGGTGCAAATCGTCCGAGATGCTCAAATTCAAGATGCTCCGAGCTTCAA GTATCGTGGTTTCATGCTGGACACTGGGCGCAACTTCTATCCCAAGGAAGACCTCATGAAACTCTTTGACTCAATGGCCTACAACAAAATGAACTACTTCCACTGGCACATAAACGATGCCGCTTCCTTCCCGATGTACTCCAACCGCGTTCCAAAGATGACATACTATGGCGCCTATGACGCTAGAAAGGTTTACTATCCTAAGGACATCAGAGATATCGTCGAATATGCCAAT CTCCGTGGTATCTCTGTGATCCCCGAGATAGGCGGCCCTGCTCATAACGCTGCTGGCTGGCAGTGGGCCGAAAAGGAGGGCAAAGGCAAGCTTGCTCTCTGCACAGACTCG AATGAGCCGTGGTTTGAACTGAGCAAAGAGCCTCCATCTGGCCAGATGAACCCGGTCAACCCAGAGGTCTACCCGATCCTTGGCGAGCTATACCGCGATCTCATGGATTACTTTGACCCTGAGATGGTGCACATGGGCGGTGATGAT GTAAGTTTCAAGTGCTGGCAGTCTTCTGAGGAGATCCAGCAATATCTCTCCCAAAACAAACTTGAATCCACAAGCCGCGAGTACTTCGAGCTGTGGAACACTTACCAGAGCAATGCTTACAGTAAGCTCCAGGAAGCCGCTCAGGGGCGCCAGGTCACACCCATCATCTACTCCTCATCGTTTGCTCGCAACTACATCGACAAGGATGCCTATGTCTTCGAGATCAGTGAATTTGCTAACGAGTCTGTTATTGCAGATTACGTTCAGAATGGTTATAAGGTCATTTTCTCTAACCAAGACCAATGGAACCTGGGATGCCTCACTAACACTTGGGTTGGAGACAAGGCCGAGAACTGCCCTAGTGAAGTTCCTACATGGGAGAACTTCTACCGCAATAGCCCTCTTGATATGCTGGAATATCTCGGCGTCAACAACGCTCGTTCAGATATTCAGCAGGCTGATGGCATAAACCCAAAGACTCTCGTTCTGGGAGGAGAAGCCACTCTGTGGAGCTTCGACACTGATGCTAATGGACTCCAGTCGAAGATCTGGCCTCGATTGTCTGCTTTCGCCGAGCGACTCTGGACTGATCCCCAGAGATCCCTCAGTGGCACCGGTTTCACCCAAAAGCGACTAAACATTCAGCGACTGAGGATGGTCCATCGTGGCATAGCTGTCGATCCCCTTCAGCCCGAGTTCTGCTTGCAAGACGAAAGTGCTTGTTTCAGCAGGGAACAGTACCGCGCTCGCACCACACTCAACGACCAGCAGTGA